Sequence from the Rhea pennata isolate bPtePen1 chromosome 16, bPtePen1.pri, whole genome shotgun sequence genome:
gagggaagcacAACTGAGGAGGGATCTAGTATGAGGAAACTAgatgtattttctcttctatttccCTAGTTTTGCTGCTAGTCTTGAAGATGGGAGGGAGAGTTCTGTAATACACTGTCATGGTATCTTTGGCTCTCTGTACAATGGCAGATCACCAGTTTGGACATTTTCAGACCTAAGTAATTACTGTTGACACTTTTGTAGATGAGTGCCTTGGCATTGGTAATCCAGGCCTAAACTGATTGTATAGACCCTCAACCTAAAGCCTAGGAGGAAAGAAGTTTCTTAACTAGGATGATGTAATTCTTTTAAAGACCTGGTTACAAGGAAATTCACCTCTTAGACTGGCTGTGGTAGGACATTCATTTCCACTGACAGACAGCATCTAAgtaccttctttttttgttgttgctacAGGAAGATACCATGGAAGAATCTGGTTGGAAACTTGTGCATGGAGATGTCTTCAGGCCTCCGCAGTATCCTATGATCCTCAGCTCTCTCCTGGGTTCTGGGATTCAGCTCTTTTGTATGATCCTGATTGTCATCTGTGAGTGGCACATGTTGAGTTGGGGTGGTTTtaacaagaagagaaacaaTGCTCAAGGGCATTTGTAGCTCTCATTGACTTCAGCATATGCTTGCCTTTGCTCAAGTTAAGCTGGATAAGGCCTACTTCCTGTTGCAGGGTTGATCTAGGCTGCAGGCCTATGGCCTAAATGGCTTCTAAATCTCTAGATACCCTTCCCTAAATGAAAGccttattttctgcatttgtattGTCTTTTATCAAGTTATGAGGACAGGGATATTGTGGAAACACTGGGTGGTAGCAAGCTGAGGGACTGTTGCTTATGTGTACTTTGCCTTCTGAGCTGCACCTGttcagcactggaaaaatgaggCTGAAACATGTCTGTAGCTTGAGATCAAAGCTGTGGCTTTCTCTCTGGCTGATGCTGGAGGCTGTAGATGTATTATGCTGCAGGGGAAGTGAGATCTGTACAGGAGGCAGAGTCATTCCAGGCAGCTGCAATCTGTCATGTAGCAGAGGGCCCCTGGCCTCCAGATGCTGACTAGCACACATACATCGGAGCTGCTATTTCTcgtgatttgtttttttgttttgttttgtttttttgtttttgttttttttaaccttctgcAGTTGTTGCCATGCTGGGAATGCTGTCACCTTCTAGCCGGGGTGCACTGATGACTACTGCCTGCTTTCTCTTCATGTTCATGGGGTAGGTGTGTCCACTGCTTCCCACTGCAAGATTGTTTTCTCCCAGGGAAGGGAAACTAACTTTGTCTTGGTCTGTTTTTATCCAGAGTTTTTGGTGGATTCTTTGCTGGCCGTTTATACCGGACTCTGAAAGGACATAGATGGAAGAAGGGAGCCTTTTGTGTAAGTCTTCTGGtgtgctgtgctgctcagcCATCTCTGTGGGTGGGTAATACCTGTGGATAAGCTCCATGTATGTTTCTGGATAGCTGGGTGCAGCCTGGCTGTGTGATAGAGATTTGTTATGGATTGAGACCTTGTAGCTTTACACAAAAGGGAGGACACCAGAGCATGTACCATAGTAAAGCAGGAGGATTGTCTAATATCTTCCTCATATACTTCACCATAGTCTTACAGCACTAATAAACAGAGGATGGAAAAGGGATGCTTCTTCCATGTGTGCTTCATCCCAGCAATGGagtcattaaaaagaaacatctggTTTGTAATAGCCTCATGTTTTCTCTTAACTTGTGTTTGTTCTTGCAGACAGCTACTCTGTATCCAGGTGTAGTCTTTGGTATTTGCTTTGTCCTGAACTGTTTCATCTGGGGGAAACACTCCTCTGGAGCGGTAGGTACCCTCCTTATCCTGCAGGTGTGccagagaggggaggagggtgACTGGAGTGTCAGAGTTGCTTAGTTTCCTGGCAACTTCCTAAATGTGGGTGCCAGCACAATGGTTAGCTGAAAAGTTGGTCTGGCCAGTGACTTCAGTCTCCAGGGCAAGGGAACTTGCTGGAAGTCTCACTTGTGACATTGATGTGGTTCCAGGTGCCTTTCCCAACTATGGTGGCCTTGCTGTGCATGTGGTTTGGGATCTCCTTGCCATTGGTCTACCTGGGTTACTACTTTGGATTTCGCAAACAGCCATATGACAATCCTGTACGGACCAATCAGATTCCAAGACAGATTCCAGAGCAGAGGTGGTATATGAACAAATTTGTCGGGTGAGTGATGAGTGTCTGGGAAATATGGTGAGTTAAGATCTCCCCCACCTCAGTCTCTTTAGGCTGCTGAACATCACGTTTCTGCTAGTCTCTGGACACAGACAATTCCTTATGAGGAATGCGATATTACGGACTTAATCTTGACAAGCTGTGGTATGACTCTGGTGCACAGAGAAGTGGTATGCACTAAAAGATAGGAGCAGCTGTGTCATTTATTGTATGAAATTTATTCCAGTAATCTGAAGCTGTAGAGCTTTTGCTAGGAGTGCCTTTGTGTGATTGCAGGTGACTTTTAATAGCTAGACAGTTATATTGTGCtgctaattattttcttttttcgtTCTGTAGGATTCTCATGGCTGGTATTCTGCCTTTTGGAGCCATGTTCATTGagttgttcttcattttcagtgtaAGTATTAAACCTGCTTTGCTTCTGAATAGGATACCTATCATGCCAAAGCCAAGGTGGTTTTGAAAGGGAGGGGGCGTCCATTTGGAATACGGTCCTATTTCTGTTCTTACTGAAGGGGCTAACGGTTCTCCTTGAGGCCTTTCAGTATTGCCTCCAGAGAGAGCAGGGGCATGGATGtcttcagtctgttttcttGCTGGAGATCCTGGAGATGTCTGTAAAACTTTCTTGGATTATATGAAGGACAGTGGCAAAGATGAAAGCCATGTAACATCATGCCTCGGAAGGGTCCTGGCcttaaaacattcaaataagACTGCAGCTGttcatttttccacttttttgtGAACAGTAATAGGGAGATAATGGATATGAACAAAATACCTCATAACTATCTTTGGGCACCTTGCAACCTGATTCTTTTGAAGGCACATTGTGAAATGCGCTTGATTTAAGGCTTTGTCTGTATGAGGCCAAGGTGGCCCTTATTTCTCCTAGGGTCATCCAGTAGAATTTAATCTCGTATTCCCTGTTTAATTGCAGTAGCATAGAGACAAATTTATgttgtgtctttttttcaggcaaTCTGGGAGAACCAGTTCTATTACCTTTTtggctttctcttcctggtGTTTATAATCTTGGTGGTATCGTGCTCTCAGATCAGCATTGTCATGGTGTACTTCCAGCTTTGTGCTGAGGTGAGATTTCCTCTACTATAGTTTTAGTAGCTGACAGGAGCAGGAGGAGTTCCTGCTCCTGGAAAACCACAGATCACTGTATGGCTGCTTCTCAGCAGAAATGTAGTGTGGCCCAGCTTCATCAGTGCAAGTGTCCGTAACACCTTTTGACTTCAAGGAGAGTTGAAGCTACTTGTTATCTGCTCAGCTGAGGAGGTTTTCACATTGGAAATTCTGCTTGGGGCAGGATGCTTAGAGCTGACTTCTCTTCCTGAAGAAGCAGTTTCATTTCATCTGTGTATGAGGGAGAAATGCAAGGCCAGAGGCTGAGCAGTGTTCTTCTGCAGCAAGTGCTGTAACGCTGGCCTGGCTTTGTTTCACTGTCAACTTTTCATCCTCTTCATTTGGAAACACTTCAGTTACTACTTCTGTAACAAAGTAGTTCCCCACCCCAAACTGTGGTTATCTTTTGGAGGAAAATAGATGATGATCTGACTGTCTCAAAGTTTGTGGTCACCTGAGTCAGAGGCCCTGGTGACACAGGAAAAGGAAGCCTGTGGGAGAATGCTAAGGCTTAAGGCTTTTTACCCTCTCAGGATTACCGTTGGTGGTGGAGGACCTTCTTGGTGTCTGGAGGATCTGCCTTCTATGTGCTGATTTATGCCATCTTCTACTTTGTGAACAAGGTATCGTTATCCCTATTGTGTAAAGCTAACACCTTTCTAGAGATTTGGAGAAGGATTTAgatttggagaaggaaaatgcaaaactgcCTAGTTATGGTGTGAACCATGCCAGGATAGGGTAGCTCACCAGGCAACTATGCTAATAATTCTTTACAAAGGAGAGAGCAGATCATAGGTACGTGAGATCCTGGTCTGTGCTCACCTGTGGGGAGTGATCAGTTGCGAGTATAAGTGCTAGCATGATGTACCTTAACCCTGCTTCGAAGGGGATGTCTTTTCAGCAAACCAAAAGAGATTCAGTAGAgggtttcttttgcttttttgctgaaTGTGCTCTTGTAGGAGGCATTGGCTGAGTTGGGAAGGTGACTCTTGTTAACCCTGTACTcaattttacttgttttctcctcctcttctgttttaGCTGGATATTGTTGAGTTCATTCCCTCCTTACTATACTTTGGCTACACCGCCCTTATGGTCTTGTCCTTCTGGCTCCTCACTGGAACCATTGGCTTCTATGCAGCCTACATGTTTGTCCGGAAGATCTATGCCGCAGTGAAAATAGACTGAAGATGCACAGATTCAGCAGAAAGTAGACACCTCTGTATGCGTGTCCTCTTGAGAGTGAAGGGGTCCTCTTCTCCCCACTCTTTTAAGGAAACGAAACGCAGTGGGAGAGTgacaagagaaataaataactCCTCATTTTGGAATGTAACTTTTGGCACAGTGTACATGGATTCTGGGCTACTTCTGGGGGGAAGAGGGGTCTGTAGATACCTTGCATTTTAACTTTATTATCCTATTCCAGTTTTGAGGGAgttttttagcagaaaaatgtcCCTCTGTATaagcaaacacttttttttttttccggctaattcatctttttttaatgatgatgaATGGATTTGAAACAGCAGTGGAAACActtgtgaaaatgttttcttccagcCCCTAGGGTGCTCTAGGATTCAGGGAGACTCTTCAAAACAGTATCAGGCCGGGTTTCTTTCCTGCCTTCATGTCTGCATGGAAGAGGGAGCTTGAATATGGCAAAATAAGAGGATTCTAAAGGCTCACTCTGCGTGACTGTGGTGTGCTCTGACTGTATAAGTTCTGGCTCCAGCTTGTTTACGGTTCCATGGAGGTGGCACTCAGAGCCTGGGAAGTGCAATTTGACACAGAGAGCACGAGAACCTTCTCCATCACTTCTTCCCTCTGGCCTTGGACAATATGTGCTTCCACTGGAAGGGCTTTAGGGAGGGTGggatttcctctctttttgaaGATGCAACTGGATGCAGCAGGATGAAACGTTCTTGTGGAAGCAGCGTGATTCTGCTGGTGCTAGAGTACGCAACTAGAAGAATGTTTGAGGTAACTGCAAGGGTCTGTTCTGTGATACGATAGTTTTGCTCCTGCCACATGAGGAAACAGTGTAGACTTCCTTCCTAGGAACTCCTCTGGGACTGCATAGAGAAATCCACTGTGGAGAGAAATCCACTGTGATGTTGCTTTAGTGCCGAGGAATGTGATGCAGTGTTCGGGCTCGGCTGCTGTGAAATGTGTGCAAACCATGTAGAAGGGGCTGGGAACAGAGTGGCCCCAACAAGTTCTCCCATTGCCAGAAGTGGTCTGTCTCACTACCTGCCCTGTTTTccagctgctcttgctgctctctTCTCCTGTTTTAGATTCTCTACCTCCAGGCTACAGAAAAAGTGTACACCCCAAaagttgtgttttgttcttctctgcaaaatgaTCCAAGATCTCTGGAATAGCCAATATGCAGAGCTCCTCTTTTTCCGTGGCTTGATGCTTGAATCAGCACATGggaagttgttttttaaatgaggttatagttttattttggtcACTTAAATGATGTTTACCAGTAAAAAAGATTCCACGTTATAGTGAAGGCTCCCTCCATCCCCTGATTAGCTTGATTCAGTCAGGGTTACAGGGGAGAGTTTTTAGTGAGATCCATGGAAGTTCtacttttgcttctttctgtagTAAGAAATAAGGTCTCCAAATAGTCAGCTGCCACAGGTTGCTATTCCAACACAGAACTGTGAAAAGCCCTCCCAGTTACCAACACTGATGTATGCACACTTAAGAGTTTGGGCTTTTGTACTTTATCCAAGTCACTGTAAGAGTCTCCACTGGGCCTGCGTCTCATAGCAATGGCATTTGCTGACTTCCCCAAAGGcctgtttccttttcagcaCTTGGTCTTTACAGTCTTGCCCAATAACTTCAGCTACCCATCGTGCCAAAGTTCAGTCATCCAGAAATCAAGGATGGAAAAAAGGAGCATAGGATACACAAGCCAGCTGTGCTGTGGAGTTCTCCACTAGTTCTAATTTAAGATCTTtctcttgagattttttttctctccctcccccccccccaactcagTGGAGAGGTTCAGCCAGCAttgatttctctcctttccccaaagtgttttctttgtattctttgtaatttttaattaatgtatgTATTCTTTGTGTCCTATTGTAAATAAATCTGCCATTGTCCTGTTGTCCTGCTCTCCTGGGTTCTCCTGAGCCACTtctaatgattttcttttcatatcaCGAACTCAGACATTGTTTAAACACCTGCATGGTCTTTGACATGTAGCTTCAATTAGAAGCACAGCCCAGCACATGCTTAAGTTTTCTACATAATGTTTTTCCCCTGGTGAACTTCACTTGGCAGTGAAGTTTCTCCCAGTGCGGCATGTCCTGCATACTGCCAGGTATTATAATTAAAATGCCACCAGTCAAggcatttttattctgcttctcaCTGTACTGATTTCATGTGCTATGTAAGACTGCTTAAGCAGCTCAGTTCTCTCATGTGGAAAAATGTGGTTTGACTTCTGTAGCACTAATGGGTGGAGGATCACAGTTGTCAGGCGACTGACAGGGTGACACTGTTCTGCAAATAAAGCATCTTCCACAGTGCTTTAAAGCAACAGTCAAGGATATGAGTACAGCTAAGAAGAGAGCTGTCATTTCCTTCCTTGATAGTATTTTGGAGGTGTGTTGGTGCTGTGGAAGCTGGACCTTCATTGTTAGCTTTCAGCTTAATGTCTTCACCAGTACTTACGTGAAACGCTGCaggtatttttgctttgtggtGTAATGTGACTAGACAGCAGCAAGCTTCCTTTAAAGAAGATTAATGAGGGCTATGTCTACTGACTTAACCTTTTTGAGAAGTTCTGCCTAGCAAAGCAATGGGAGATCCACAGCCTTAGCTGTAGCTGGTAACAGTTTACTGGGATGGCAGTGTTCACAGCTGCTGAACCTCTGTGGTGCTCATCAGCTACTGAGACCAGAGTGGGCAAATAATTTGAATTTCGATTCCcgattccttaaaaaaaaaaaaaaaaaaaaaaaaaaaagcttcagtttcACCAACAAGATAATCTCTTCTAgtccctttaaaaatgaaaaggaaaaattggaaaaattcAGCAAAGTGGGACTACCTTAGTTGTGAAAATAGCAATTTCTTCTGGTGTCCATACTGAGCATTAAACTAGTTCATATGTGGAGAAGTATATGAATGCTGAAagctattttcagcttttaaactGTATGCTGGAAATGGATCTCCGAGGGCAGGATTCTCTTCCGATACTCTCTGTCAAAGTGGTACTGTGACTGGTGTTAGCAGATGCTTGTTGCTTATGCTTTAAGACTTGGTTCTTTCCCTCATTCTGGTGCTGACTTTGTAGGAGGGGGCACACACAGGCTTGGGGCAGTTAATTGTGTCGGGGCTATTGGGAAGGGAGGAGCAGGTGGCCAGAGTTATCCTAAATGCTTCCACACTGCTGGTAGTTGTAGTGCAACCAAGCAACCAGAACTTCCTTGCTGAAACAAGATAACGGCATCAGCTGTTACTACACTCAGAAGCAGGgtgccttttcattttttgtgatCTTATTCTCTGCTTGAAAGAAATTTGGATTCATGTAGGGACCTGGGTCTTTGACTTGCCTTATGattctgcatttatttaaaaagaaatcattccCCTCCAAGGAGACGCTTAGGGCAGATaattcaaatgcttttattaaacaactttgttataaaaatgctttccatttgaacttcattttgtaaaacaatgaaaaaactAATTAAAGAGATGAACTGTACATTTCCTAATGGCacttaatatttttacaatttaaaaaacTTATCTTATAAAGCCCCAAAAATATTTCGTTAAAAGAGGTTATTCACTGTGTGTAAAAGTGCTAGAAAGTTtccttttagagaaaaaaaatgtcaagctCTAACAATGGGAAGCTTTTGCCCTTGACAGCTGTAGGAAAGGAGACCAGATACTGGTACTTCTGAGATACAGAAATGACAGTGTGAATTGCAGTCACAGTGGAAGTTAAAAGATGCTGCATCCCTTCCATCAGCTGTGATGGCTGAGAAATTCCAAGCTGTTTACAGATGTTTACAGGCCCTGGATCAAATGCTGCCCTCTGGTCAGAAACTCGCTCCCGAACAGCACCGTCAAACAGGTGCTGTATGCTGGTACCTGAAGGCAGAATTTGTCCTGCTGTGCCATGGTGCAGCCCTGAGGGGAGGAGGATTCGCAGTGTGATTCCGTCTTAGCCGTAAAGGCCACTCAGTAGCTTTTCCTCCAGCGGCAGTTTCAGAACGTAGCTGCTTCCAGGGGTG
This genomic interval carries:
- the TM9SF4 gene encoding transmembrane 9 superfamily member 4, with product MAASAAMERLRYLLVLLSLLHGTDSFYVPGVAPINFHRNDPVEIKAVKLTSSRTQLPYEYYSLPFCQPTKITYKAENLGEVLRGDRIVNTPFQVSMSVEKKCEVLCNFPNKPVTLTVEQSKLIAERIREDYYVHLIADNLPVATRLEFYSNREEEEKKKEKDVQFEHGYRLGFMDGNKFYLHNHLSFILYYHREDVEENQEPTYRVVRFEVVPQSIKLEDLKADEKGMCTLPEATGSAPQEIDPSKENQMLFTYSVHWEESDIKWASRWDTYLTMSDVQIHWFSIINSVVVVFFLSGILSMIIIRTLRKDIANYNKEDDIEDTMEESGWKLVHGDVFRPPQYPMILSSLLGSGIQLFCMILIVIFVAMLGMLSPSSRGALMTTACFLFMFMGVFGGFFAGRLYRTLKGHRWKKGAFCTATLYPGVVFGICFVLNCFIWGKHSSGAVPFPTMVALLCMWFGISLPLVYLGYYFGFRKQPYDNPVRTNQIPRQIPEQRWYMNKFVGILMAGILPFGAMFIELFFIFSAIWENQFYYLFGFLFLVFIILVVSCSQISIVMVYFQLCAEDYRWWWRTFLVSGGSAFYVLIYAIFYFVNKLDIVEFIPSLLYFGYTALMVLSFWLLTGTIGFYAAYMFVRKIYAAVKID